In the Podospora pseudocomata strain CBS 415.72m chromosome 5, whole genome shotgun sequence genome, one interval contains:
- a CDS encoding hypothetical protein (COG:S; EggNog:ENOG503PF3H), protein MDSNEASREAPQGSSAALDGVSGIALPRRSGAIRHAAGSRPILPTLTPGVGKNTFVATPIEETPADDDPSRHSWVSFVSASTARSSAVPSIFSQRFSTFSASTRQSIRQSLIESPISAISPSYKRQDSIKEENPYFCTFCSDSFATKEEWRLHENDYHDKREVYACSTCSAVFRRAASLWDHESDVHGIKPTDELPQPARYSPLRAAWGCGFCAALFRSRTDYLDHVGNHYDEGSERVQWQHSLVIKALLQQPKVEEAWVALVAEEETAQGAKLRFMWDEGNSGRLLDAEEASTLQDVLEFFGNSAMMEAEEVALMAYDLAQKRVERDVSRDVSSVLPQRYARQDPDEITEVDPISQSESSSASHRELPRSVDDMSLAMSSNLDIPFSSNLAKSSFSSLIADKIARESSAQMPSATVGDSIARPSSVPAVLSKARPAPSIALRNATARGNLRRIDSGLPRAPTPQPDQRRGNTPPRPNLIANRNGIAVMSPTQDPSTTSHLPAHVLVARASPLSSIRPHTSSSTLSSHAKDNAKWLDDSTSETVSEDSVSDTDSWLEHDGLSAAAKTWKSTFNQTVELGMGALWTRYNHDWNALIVQCVGEAGRSSSSPHYRDTTGRVRKGTSSRQNKNLRPGGRYPIDDEDEDDDDGEGQRPGSSLSKRSSLSTKRFACPFRKHDPHKYSLQEHEVCAVRSWGTISRLKEHLYRRHYKIHCQRCKQMFGDFKELQGHEMSPQGCELVPGPPPCDISTLQEKQLKSRKHNARRKTDEEKWVEIYQLLFPNEEIPSSPCECIHQDPTLA, encoded by the exons ATGGACTCCAATGAAGCCAGCCGAGAGGCGCCCCAAGGATCCAGCGCCGCTCTGGATGGAGTCTCTGGCATCGCCTTACCAAGACGAAGCGGCGCCATCAGACATGCCGCCGGTAGCCGGCCCATTCTTCCCACCTTGACACCTGGGGTGGGCAAAAACACCTTTGTGGCAACGCCCATTGAAGAAACGCCAGCCGATGACGACCCGAGCAGACACTCGTGGGTCTCGTTCGTTTCAGCCAGCACGGCTAGGTCCTCTGCAGTGCCAAGCATCTTTTCTCAAAGATTCTcgaccttctcggcctctACGCGGCAGTCAATTCGTCAGTCCTTGATCGAGTCTCCCATCTCAGCCATCAGCCCTTCGTACAAGAGGCAGGACAGCATCAAGGAAGAAAACCCCTACTTCTGCACCTTCTGCAGTGATTCCTTTGCAACAAAAGAGGAGTGGAGGCTGCACGAAAATGACTACCATGACAAGCGTGAGGTGTACGCCTGCAGCACCTGTTCTGCAGTGTTTCGACGGGCCGCTTCGCTCTGGGACCACGAGAGTGACGTGCATGGAATTAAGCCCACAGATGAGCTCCCCCAGCCAGCACGCTACTCTCCCTTACGAGCTGCCTGGGGTTGCGGCTTCTGCGCTGCCCTCTTCAGATCACGTACCGACTACCTTGACCACGTTGGGAATCATTACGACGAGGGCTCAGAGCGGGTGCAATGGCAGCACTCCCTTGTCATCAAGGCTTTGCTTCAGCAACCAAAGGTAGAAGAAGCATGGGTTGCCTTggtggcagaggaggagacaGCACAAGGAGCAAAACTGCGCTTCATGTGGGACGAGGGCAACAGCGGCCGACTTCTCGATGCCGAAGAAGCTTCCACATTACAAGATGTCCTTGAGTTTTTCGGAAACAGTGCAATGATGGAAGCGGAGGAAGTTGCCCTCATGGCGTATGACCTTGCCCAAAAGCGGGTGGAAAGAGATGTGAGCAGGGATGTGAGCAGCGTGCTGCCGCAGCGTTATGCTCGACAGGACCCAGATGAGATTACAGAGGTCGATCCTATTTCACAATCTGAATCGTCATCCGCTAGTCACCGAGAATTACCACGCTCGGTAGACGACATGTCTCTGGCCATGTCATCCAACCTTGACATCCCCTTTTCTTCAAATCTGGCCAAATCAAGCTTCTCATCACTGATTGCGGACAAGATTGCTCGAGAGTCTTCGGCACAAATGCCATCAGCAACCGTTGGAGACAGCATTGCGAGACCCTCCTCAGTACCAGCTGTTCTTTCTAAAGCCCGCCCTGCTCCTAGCATCGCTCTTCGAAACGCAACAGCGCGAGGAAATCTTCGTCGCATTGATAGCGGCCTTCCAAGGGCACCTACGCCTCAGCCTGACCAGCGCCGAGGCAACACCCCACCACGCCCGAACCTGATTGCCAATAGAAATGGCATAGCAGTAATGAGCCCAACTCAAGATCCATCTACGACTAGTCACCTTCCCGCACATGTACTTGTTGCTCGAGCGAGCCCGCTATCCTCGATCCGCCCACACACAAGCTCCAGTACACTCTCAAGCCACGCAAAGGACAACGCCAAGTGGCTAGATGACAGCACGAGCGAGACAGTGTCGGAAGACAGCGTGTCAGACACTGACTCTTGGTTGGAACATGACGGTTTGtctgcagcagcaaagaCATGGAAGTCGACCTTTAACCAAACAGTAGAGCTTGGCATGGGAGCACTTTGGACGCGCTATAATCATGACTGGAACGCTCTTATTGTTCAGTGTGTGGGCGAGGCAGGAAGAAGTAGCAGCTCCCCGCACTACCGCGACACGACGGGGAGGGTTCGAAAGGGGACCTCTTCCAGGCAAAACAAGAACCTGCGGCCTGGCGGGCGCTATCCAatcgatgatgaggacgaggacgatgacgacggtGAGGGGCAGCGGCCTGGTTCATCGCTGTCTAAGCGAAGTTCTTTATCCACAAAAAGATTTGCATGCCCCTTCCGTAAGCATGATCCACACAAGTACAGCCTTCAGGAACATGAAGTGTGTGCCGTCAGATCATGGGGAACCATCTCCAGACTCAA AGAGCATCTCTATCGCCGTCACTACAAGATCCACTGCCAACGATGCAAGCAAATGTTTGGGGATTTCAAAGAATTGCAGGGCCATGAGATGTCACCACAGGGGTGTGAGCTCGTTCCCGGTCCGCCGCCTTGCGATATTTCAACTCTCCAAGAAAAGCAACTGAAATCACGAAAACACAATGCCCGGCGAAAGACAGACGAGGAGAAGTGGGTAGAGATATACCAGCTTCTATTCCCTAACGAGGAAATACCATCGTCGCCATGTGAGTGCATCCATCAGGATCCAACACTCGCCTAA
- a CDS encoding hypothetical protein (COG:S; EggNog:ENOG503P00U) → MLWTSLFLAALAEAAPKASPNPQFGGPGGLTMLRFGCTQLVIDRIDPLVNPGQIPSPHIHQIIGGNAFNATMPTDDIAQHSTCTTCSFADDFSNYWTANLYFKARNGSYKRVPQFSAPLQFNDRFSTQINGGILIYYVSAQPGRITAFKPGFRMLVGDPNVRSRPDQKLRRQNCFRCYSGPNHQGDVGAPCMDNNYDTEAFPTKPCPGGIRSNIHFPTCWDGKNLDTPNHQDHVAYPTSGPADFLSLGGNCPASHPVRIPQLMYEVFWDTSKFANRADWPADGSQPFVLSTGDPTGLGQHADYVFGWKDDSLQRAMDTSGCFGASCANLRTQSLDNARRCAVKPNAKEDYDSWLPALPGVGA, encoded by the exons ATGCTTTGGACGTCGCTCTTCCTTGCGGCTCTGGCCGAGGCGGCCCCCAAGGCCAGCCCAAACCCCCAGTTCGGTGGCCCTGGCGGTCTGACCATGCTTCGATTCGGCTGCACCCAGCTCGTCATCGACCGCATCGACCCCCTTGTCAACCCCGGCCAGATCCCCTCGCCTCACATCCACCAAATTATTGGTGGTAACGCCTTCAACGCCACTATGCCCACCGACGATATCGCCCAGCACTCCACCTGCACAACGTGCTCCTTCGCGGACGATTTCTCCAACTACTGGACCGCCAACCTCTACTTCAAGGCCCGCAACGGGTCCTACAAGCGTGTCCCCCAGTTCTCTGCCCCATTGCAGTTCAACGACAGGTTCTCAACCCAGATCAACGGCGGTATTTTGATCTACTACGTTTCGGCCCAGCCCGGCCGCATCACGGCCTTCAAGCCCGGCTTCCGCATGCTCGTCGGTGACCCCAACGTCCGCTCCCGCCCCGACCAGAAGCTCCGTCGTCAAAACTGCTTCAGATGCTACTCCGGCCCCAACCACcagggtgatgttggtgccCCTTGCATGGACAACAATTATGACACCGAGGCCTTCCCCACCAAGCCCTGCCCCGGTGGCATCCGCTCCAACATCCACTTCCCCACCTGCTGGGATGGCAAGAACCT TgacacccccaaccaccaagacCACGTAGCCTACCCCACCTCCGGCCCAGCCGACTTCCTCTCCCTTGGTGGCAACTGCCCCGCCTCCCACCCCGTCCGCATCCCCCAGCTCATGTACGAGGTCTTCTGGGACACCTCCAAGTTCGCCAACCGTGCCGACTGGCCCGCCGACGGCTCCCAGCCCTTCGTCCTCTCCACCGGCGACCCTACCGGTCTCGGCCAGCACGCCGATTACGTCTTTGGCTGGAAGGACGACAGCTTGCAAAGGGCGATGGACACCTCTGGCTGCTTCGGCGCCAGCTGCGCCAACTTGAGGACGCAGAGCTTGGACAACGCTAGACGGTGCGCCGTCAAGCCGAACGCGAAGGAGGATTATGACAGCT GGCTTCCCGCTCtccctggtgttggtgcCTGA
- the VPS4 gene encoding Vacuolar protein sorting-associated protein 4 (EggNog:ENOG503NUSN; COG:O), giving the protein MSNTDFLDRAIKQVRTAIDADNAAQYEKAYQLYYASLELFMLALKWEKNPKSKDMIRAKTAEYMDRAEKLKAHLADAESKKKKPGLVGANGSSTAGTAKGKEAGEDGAPELDEDSKKLRSALAGAILQERPNVSWDDVAGLEQAKEALKEAVLLPIKFPHLFQGKRQPWKGILLYGPPGTGKSYLAKAVATEAKSTFFSISSSDLVSKWMGESERLVKQLFAMARENKPSIIFIDEIDALCGPRGEGESEASRRIKTEMLVQMDGVGKDSKGVLILGATNIPWQLDAAIRRRFQRRVHISLPDLAARTKMFSIAIGDTKTALKPEDFRELARASEGYSGSDISIVVQDALMQPVRKIQQATHFKKVMVDGKKRMTPCSPGDPEAVEMTWEGVEGEELLEPMVEKKDFLRAIKSSRPTVSQVDLERNEEWTKEFGSEGA; this is encoded by the exons ATGTCCAACACCGACTTCCTCGACCGCGCCATCAAACAAGTCCGCACCGCCATCGACGCCGACAACGCAGCCCAATATGAAAAAGCCTACCAGCTCTACTACGCCTCCCTCGAGCTCTTCATGCTGGCCCTCAAGTGGGAAAAGAACCCAAAGTCCAAAGACATGATCCGCGCCAAAACGGCCGAGTACATGGACCGCGCCGAAAAGCTCAAAGCCCACCTCGCCGACGCCgagtccaagaagaaaaaacccGGCCTCGTCGGCGCGAacggctcctccaccgccgggACGGCAAAAGggaaggaggcgggggaggatggtgcgCCTGAACTAGATGAGGATAGCAAGAAGCTGAGGTCGGCGCTGGCGGGCGCCATCTTGCAGGAGAGACCTAATGTCAGCTGGGATGACGTTGCTGGGTTGGAACAGGCGAAGGAGGCGTTGAAGGAGGCGGTTTTGTTGCCGATCAAGTTTCCTCATTTGTTTCAGGGGAAGAGGCAGCCTTGGAAGGGGATTTTGCTCTATGGGCCGCCGGGGACGGGAAAGAGTTATTTGGCCAAGGCGGTGGCTACCGAGGCGAAGAGTACGTTTTTTAGTATTAGCAGTTCTGATTTGGTGAGTAAGTGGAtgggtgagagtgagag GTTAGTCAAGCAACTGTTCGCCATGGCCCGCGAGAACaaaccatccatcatcttcattgACGAAATCGACGCCCTCTGCGGCCCCCGCGGCGAAGGCGAGTCGGAAGCCTCCCGGAGAATAAAAACGGAGATGCTCGTCCAGATGGACGGTGTAGGCAAAGACAGCAAGGGGgttctcatcctcggcgcGACCAACATCCCTTGGCAACTCGACGCTGCTATCCGCCGTCGTTTCCAGAGACGAGTCCACATCAGTCTACCAGATCTGGCCGCGAGGACAAAAATGTTTAGCATTGCCATTGGGGACACAAAGACGGCGCTCAAACCCGAAGATTTTAGAGAGCTGGCGAGGGCGTCGGAGGGTTACTCGGGTTCTGACATCAGCATCGTTGTTCAAGACGCGCTGATGCAGCCGGTCAGAAAGATTCAGCAGGCGACGCACTTCAagaaggtgatggtggacggcaagaagaggatgacgcCCTGCTCGCCCGGGGAtccggaggcggtggagatgacgtgggagggggtggaaggggaggagctgttggagcccatggtggagaagaaggacttTTTGAGGGCTATCAAGTCGAGTAGGCCGACGGTGTCGCAGGTGGACTTGGAGAGGAACGAGGAGTGGACGAAGGAGTTTGGAAGTGAGGGTGCGTAG
- the nop56 gene encoding Nucleolar protein 56 (COG:A; COG:J; EggNog:ENOG503NWPQ), whose amino-acid sequence MARARQLAAKISKLQSAQKKISQLAIDNTPTWTGGIDQLRKVLPPPAHFPRHPTVSEKSIVTMVAVNYLLFESAVGFALFEVVHQADSVGLQLPEVKEAMTSLDKFGKMVQLRSFNPWTSAAHGLEAINLVSEGIMPDHLKNTLELNLPQTSGKKSKIVLGVVDKRLAGEITSVFTGVQCESAETSEVVAALLRGIRVHAGKLLKGLQEGDINRAQLGLGHAYSRAKVKFSVHKNDNHIIQGIATLDALDKGINQGAMRVREWYGWHFPELIRIVSDNGTYAKMVIAVGNKKTLTDESVDEIANVLNQDQDKAEAVIQAAKVSMGQDISETDLAMIKDLASNVAEMADYRRILAESLDKKMGDVAPNLQVILGTPVAARLISHAGSLTNLAKYPASTLQILGAEKALFRALKTKGATPKYGLLYQSSFIGKAGPKVKGRISRYLANKCSIASRIDNFSENPTRRFGEVMRDQIEQRLEWYAKGTKPMKNIDAMDKAIKAVMDDDEGGMDIDSEQVDHMAPKEDKKDKKDKKEKKDKKEKKDKKRKSVGAEDVDMVDAAEEPSKKKKKRKSVAAE is encoded by the exons ATGGCTCGTGCGCGACAGCTTGCCGCAAAAATTTCAAAACTTCAGAGTGCTCAGAAAAAAATATCCCAGCTCGCTATCGACAACACGCCGACTTGGACTGGTGGAATTGATCAATTGCGCAAGGTACTCCCGCCACCAGCGCATTTCCCCCGTCATCCCACAGTTTCAGAGAAATCAATAGTCACAATGGTGGCCGTCAATTATCTGCTCTTCGAGAGCGCCGTCGGCTTTGCCCTCTTTGAGGTCGTGCACCAGGCCGACAGCGTTGGTCTGCAGCTCcccgaggtgaaggaggccaTGACCAGCCTCGACAAGTTTGGCAAGATGGTCCAGTTGCGCAGCTTCAACCCATGGAC CTCTGCCGCCCACGGTTTGGAGGCCATCAACCTCGTTTCCGAAGGCATCATGCCCGACCACCTCAAGAACACCCTCGaactcaacctcccccagaCCAGCggaaagaagagcaagatTGTTTTGGGCGTCGTCGACAAGAGGTTAGCAGGCGAGATCACCTCTGTCTTCACCGGTGTCCAGTGCGAATCCGCCGAGACTTCCGAGGTCGTCGCTGCTCTCCTCCGTGGCATCCGTGTCCACGCTGGTAAGCTCCTCAAGGGTCTCCAGGAGGGCGATATCAACCGTGCCCAGCTCGGTCTCGGCCACGCCTACTCCCGCGCCAAGGTCAAGTTCAGCGTCCACAAGAACgacaaccacatcatccaGGGCATTGCGACTCTCGACGCGCTCGACAAGGGTATCAACCAGGGCGCTATGCGTGTCAGAGAGTGGTATGGCTGGCATTTCCCCGAACTTATCCGCATTGTCTCCGACAACGGCACCTACGCCAAGATGGTCATCGCCGttggcaacaagaagacTCTCACTGACGAGAGCGTTGACGAGATCGCCAACGTTCTCAACCAGGACCAGgacaaggccgaggccgTTATCCAGGCCGCCAAGGTCTCCATGGGTCAGGACATCAGCGAGACTGATCTTGCCATGATCAAGGACCTCGCCTCCAACGTGGCCGAGATGGCCGACTACAGACGCATCCTCGCCGAGTCCCTCGACAAGAAGATGGGCGATGTTGCTCCTAACCTCCAGGTCATCCTCGGCACTCCCGTTGCTGCCCGCCTTATCTCCCACGCCGGTTCCTTGACCAACCTCGCCAAGTACCCCGCCTCTACCCTCCAGATTCTCGGTGCCGAGAAGGCTCTTTTCCGCGCTCTCAAGACCAAGGGCGCTACTCCCAAGTACGGTCTCCTTTACCAAAGTTCTTTCATTGGCAAGGCCGGTCCCAAGGTCAAGGGCCGCATCTCCCGTTATCTTGCCAACAAGTGCTCGATCGCTTCCCGTATCGATAACTTCAGCGAGAACCCAACCCGCCGTTTCGGTGAGGTGATGCGCGACCAGATCGAGCAGCGCCTCGAGTGGTACGCCAAGGGCACCAAGCCAATGAAGAACATTGATGCCATggacaaggccatcaaggccgttatggacgacgatgagggaGGCATGGACATCGACTCTGAGCAGGTCGACCACATGGCTCCCAAGGAGGAtaagaaggacaagaaggacaagaaggagaagaaagacaagaaagagaagaaggacaagaagaggaagagcgTCGGTGCCGAGGACGTCGATATGGTTGACGCGGCGGAAGAGCCttccaagaagaagaagaagagaaagtcTGTGGCTGCTGAGTAA
- a CDS encoding hypothetical protein (COG:L; EggNog:ENOG503NXH5), with protein MSRKLKSSLSVAVKGWSMERYQICCDQHHSLSRGRHGVPRVQDKPSNDFRTYRPTTTTGLQIKCRVISPGFLNAIIYSKDAREPGSSKRPFTTNAKRAHQLDGELDEQAGPTLLPEQQDVVDHAIAGRNIFFTGPAGCGKSTVLREVRKRLEEERMTVCVMAPTGIVALAIRGTTTWSFAGWTPNSTRIPLEDLPHTDSMTLKRLLKVDVIIIDEISMIENNFFERLDFLLRHIQSRDSGRRDEPFGGIQVIITGDFCQLPPIKPFQHCFNCGRELRKPKEGIDSTVDKPLSTRICVPCDLTFKEEDKFAFSSAAWSHCNFVNIHLKAIHRQKDPAFIALLQKCRLGIPFSNHDIMALTRPKPTLSQDNAVKLFPVRADVWETNHEAFEELETPPIIFKCHDGFAGSWEHSLEYGKRLDDGTLQFLDQHRFDRKLRLKKGMRVLLLASLDSDLRNGSQGTLVGYEPFRSWTKLPTWNTGTIRGKHAEVREKLVREFASMHKSKLKQGGFGWPIVAFDNGVTKTIYPECDIHVVGYESPYSTVSRTQIPLTAGYALTIHKAQGMTLDKVIVDVSKVFVDKQIYVALSRARSLNGLQVIGLTRESVGFDDGEDSEKVRKFLRDSFGEEVVTY; from the exons ATGTCTCGCAAGCTCAAGTCGAGTCTTTCCGTGGCAGTCAAAGGCTGGTCAATGGAAAGATACCAGATCTGCTG TGATCAACATCACAGTCTCAGCCGAGGTCGCCACGGTGTGCCTCGTGTACAAGACAAGCCGAGCAATGATTTCCGTACCTACCGACCAACAACGACTACGGGACTGCAAATCAAGTGTCGGGTGATATCACCGGGATTCCTTAACGCGATTATTTACTCCAAGGATGCGAGAGAAccgggcagcagcaagagacCTTTTACCACCAATGCCAAGAGAGCGCACCAACTAGATGGGGAGCTAGACGAGCAAGCTGGCCCGACTCTCTTGCCCGAGCAACAAGATGTCGTCGACCATGCAATCGCCGGCCGCAACATCTTCTTCACGGGGCCTGCAGGCTGCGGCAAGTCAACCGTCCTGCGTGAGGTGCGCAAACGTCTCGAAGAAGAGAGGATGACGGTCTGTGTCATGGCACCGACAGGGATCGTGGCTCTCGCTATCCGTGGTACGACAACCTGGTCTTTTGCTGGCTGGACACCAAATTCCACCAGAATACCCTTGGAAGATCTCCCCCACACGGATTCCATGACTTTGAAACGGCTTTTGAAAGTAGATGTCATCATAATTGATGAGATTAGCATGATAGAAAACAACTTCTTCGAAAGACTCGACTTCCTGCTGAGGCACATACAGAGCAGGGACTCCGGCCGGCGGGACGAACCATTTGGTGGCATTCAAGTCATTATCACTGGCGACTTCTGTCAACTTCCTCCCATCAAGCCCTTCCAGCACTGCTTCAACTGTGGAAGAGAACTTAGGAAACCGAAAGAGGGGATAGACTCAACCGTTGACAAGCCACTTAGCACTCGAATTTGCGTACCTTGCGATCTAAccttcaaggaggaggataagtTTGCCTTCAGTAGCGCCGCCTGGAGTCACTGCAACTTTGTGAATATTCACCTTAAAGCCATTCATCGTCAGAAAGATCCAGCCttcatcgccctcctccagaaATGCCGACTCGGAATTCCGTTCTCCAACCACGACATCATGGCCCTCACCCGCCCCAAACCGACTCTTTCTCAAGACAATGCCGTCAAACTCTTCCCAGTCCGCGCCGACGTCTGGGAGACCAACCACGAGGCCTTCGAGGAACTTGAAACCCCGCCTATCATCTTTAAATGTCACGACGGTTTTGCGGGGAGCTGGGAACACTCCCTCGAATACGGCAAGCGCCTCGATGACGGTACCCTCCAATTTCTCGATCAGCACCGTTTCGACCGCAAGCTCAGATTGAAAAAAGGTATGCgagtcctcctcctcgccagctTGGACTCAGACCTTCGTAATGGCTCCCAAGGGACACTTGTCGGCTATGAACCTTTTCGCAGTTGGACGAAGCTCCCCACCTGGAACACTGGCACTATTAGGGGAAAGCACGCTGAAGTTAGAGAGAAACTGGTTAGGGAATTTGCGTCGATGCACAAGAGCAAATTAAAGCAGGGCGGTTTCGGCTGGCCCATTGTCGCTTTTGACAACGGGGTGACTAAAACTATATACCCTGAGTGTGACATCCACGTGGTCGGGTATGAGAGCCCGTACTCCACAGTCTCCCGCACACAAATACCCTTGACGGCGGGGTATGCGCTCACTATCCACAAGGCACAGGGCATGACACTGGACAAAGTAATTGTGGACGTTTCGAAGGTGTTTGTGGACAAGCAAATCTACGTCGCGCTTTCTAGGGCCAGATCGCTGAACGGGCTGCAGGTGATAGGATTGACTAGGGAAAGTGTGGGCTtcgacgatggcgaggatTCAGAGAAGGTCAGGAAGTTTTTAAGGGACAgttttggggaggaagtGGTGACATACTGA